Part of the Peromyscus maniculatus bairdii isolate BWxNUB_F1_BW_parent chromosome 23, HU_Pman_BW_mat_3.1, whole genome shotgun sequence genome is shown below.
acataacaaattCCAGGGCCACAAGatgaaacactatctcaaaaggGGGCGGACAAGctgctggagtgatggctcagtggttaagagcacttgttcctgttgcagaggacctgggttcaattcccagtacccacgtgggGGTTTGCAACCACCCATAGCTccagtcctggggatctgatgccatcttctgacttctgtgggcaacATGCATGCGTGTGgctacatgtatacatgcaggcgaaacactctcacacaaaatgaaatatacaATTCAAATTTAGAATaaattctccaaaaaaaaaaaaaagagtcatatTATCCCAATtaggctcccagcacccacattgggcagctcacaactgcctggtgactccagcttcaagggGATCTAGTGGTTCTGGTATCCGAGGTCACCCgaatatacatacagacacacaagcacatagtttaacttttttgttgtctttttttggtcagggtctctctatgtcgccctggctgtcctggaactctgtgtaaaccaggctagtctcagactttcagagatttgtctgcctctgccttccaagagctagaattaaaggtgtgtactgccacaactggataattaaacataaaaaaagaaaaaaaaataggtaaggagagtgcttgcctagaatacacaaagccctgggctcaatccttAGCACCACACAAAATAGGCATGGTAGTAccagcctgtaatcctagcccttgggcagtggaagcaggaggatcagaagttcaaggtcatctttggctgcaaggtgagtctgaagccagactgaactacatgagaccctgtcgcAAAAGAGAGGTgtagctggctgtggtggcaggtgcatttaaccccagcacttggaaggcagaagcaggccgatctctgggagtttgagaccaacctgatctatatagccagccaagactatacagtaagaccctgtttcaaaattgtgtgtgtgtgtgtgtgtgtgtgtgtgtgtgtgtgtgtgtgtgtgtgtgttgatgagaCGGAAGGAAACTAGTCTGCATGCAGGTTTGGACACCTTGTTTGGGTCCTTCTTGAAAAGGAGGGTGGTTTTGGCTCAGAGCATCCTGCCCTCTAGGACCTCTGAGTCAGCTGGAGCCAGCCAGGTGCATGCCTCAGGCTGGGTCATTGTCACAATTGACATGTGGACTGCAGCACCATCTAGTGGTTGCTGGCGGACATTGGTCCCGCACATGCACACCCCCATCTCCGGCTTTACGTTTATTCACTGCTTATAGCTCGGTTTAAGGGCAAGGAATGGGAGGGTAGGGGAGCGCTAAGAGGTGACCAGGGCTCAAGAGGCATTTCCCCTGCAGCAGTCCTGAGCTTGGCCATGTCCTCCTCAGGTGGGCTCTAACCTAACAACCTCTCACTCCGTTCTGTGTCTCCAGGAGTGGCTGAGCAGGTTTGGCTACCTGCCTCCTGCAGACCCAGCAACCGGACAGCTGCAGACCCAGGAGGAACTATCTAAGGCTATTACCGCCATGCAGCAGTTTGGAGGCCTGGAGACCACTGGCATCCTCGGTCAGTTTTccgggcggggggtggggggggaatctAGGAGACTCCTTGGTTCCATCAGGGCTGTGCCAGCTTGGCCATACCCATCCTGGCTACTCAGGGCCCCGCAATTAGCCACTGAGGACTCAGACTGGCCagagccatgaatttgaatgttGCCTTAACCTGGTGGGGGGTAGGTGGGGCTTGAGCATACCTGGCCTGGAGGCCATTGGCCCTGaggcgcggggggtgggggggggggtcttctctggggaggtggaaacaggtcTACCTGCTGATCTGTGTCTACCTTGCAGATGAGGCTACTCTGGCCTTGATGAAGACCCCTCGCTGCTCCCTTCCGGACCTGCCCCCTGGGGCCCAAGCAAGAAGGAAGCGACAGACTCCACCACCAACCAAATGGAGCAAGAGGAACCTCTCTTGGAGGTTCGTGGCCAGGGTGGGGGCTCCCCAGGATAgtgtctctctgtccttctgccaTCCCTGGGGCCAGACCAGCTCAGAGAGGATCCCACGAGGGTGTAGACTGTGGATAGAGGGTGGAGTGAGCACTGAGATTTGACCCGCCCATGTCAtaaccccccacccaccccacccccacccccgcaaagcTGGCATTTGCACATTACCCCTGAACTCATCTGCATTCAGCTCCTGGGGACTAGAAAAAAGGCAGACAATAAGGGAACACTCCTGCCAAGGAGGGGGGCAACATGTCACCCCAGAGGGAGGTCCAGGAAGGCCTCAGGGACAGCTGGCCTCCACTCTGACCCTAGGGTCCGGACGTTCCCACGGGACTCACCCCTGGGCCGGGATACTGTGCGTGCGCTCATGTACTACGCCCTCAAAGTCTGGAGTGACATCACACCCTTGAACTTCCACGAGGTAGCGGGCAACGCCGCTGACATCCAGATCGACTTCTCCAAGGCCGACCACAATGACGGCTACCCCTTTGATGGCCCCGGTGGCACAGTGGCCCATGCATTCTTCCCCGGTGACCACCACACGGCAGGGGACACCCACTTTGATGATGACGAGGCATGGACCTTCCGTTCCTCAGGTGTGTCGGGGGACCTGGGCCTGGGCAGCCCCTGTGGGCCCTACAGACCCCACAATAACACCCTGAACCTATGAAAGACAGGTACAGCTGTGGCCCCCAGAATGAGTCCAAGCATAGGCTTAAACAGTTCAGTCCTTCTGCACTCCTTAAGATAGCCACTAACTGAAACCTGTTGGGCCATTCTTGTGATACTGATCCACCGAGTGTCTGCAGTCAGCTTGGCAAACCAGCTAGTCCCCTGCCCAGCGCCCAGGAACCCAGGCCTCTCATGTAGGGTCTGGCGGTTGACAACTACTGTAGTTGAACCTGGCAAATCCTGCCAATCCTGGGATGTCTCCACTCTGGTCTGGCACTCAAAGGGCTGACTTCCATCCCATGAAAGTGTAAGAGACCCCTAAGAAACCTCTTCCAGCCACACAGGGCCTCCATCGGAGCCCAGCATGGTCTCAGCAGACCTGCAGCACTCATGTGGCTAGTTGGGGCCCCGAACACAGCCAGGATGCAGGCACCCTCTGAGCATCGGCTCTCTATTCCAGCCCCATCATTAGCGAGggggtcctgtcctgtcctgctcATGAagcttctgtgtttttatttatttatttttttgttgttgttgctgtttttcaagacagcgtttctctgtgtagctttgtgcctgtcctggaactcactctgtagcccaggctggccttgaactcacagagatccgcctggctctgcctcccgagtgctgggattaaaggcgcgcgccaccaccgcccggctttctgtGTCTTTAGATGCCCATGGGATGGACCTCTTTGCAGTGGCTGTCCATGAGTTCGGCCACGCCATCGGTCTGAGCCACGTTGCTGCCCCCAGTTCCATCATGCAGCCGTACTACCAGGGCCCCGTGGGTGACCCGCTACGCTATGGGCTTCCCTACGAGGACAGGGTGCGTGTCTGGCAGTTATACGGTGAGTGTCCTCGAAGCCCAGTGTGGACCACATGGAGGGTGGGGCTAGGAACAGATGCCCCAGGTGGGTGTAAGCTCTGCTCATGGCTGTGCCCTCTTAGTCTAGAGGGCACCTGATGtctgctgggaacagaacagtggagagaggagaagagccCAGGGCGTGGGACACAGGCCTCTGTCTTCTAGGCTGATCCTCCTGGTGCTTAGAGCTTAGATGTGGTGATTTCACATCTGTCCTTCAAAGGTTTGAagagtcttggcagcaagcagtAAAGGTGGACCCAGGCCTACAAAGCACTGGGCGTATGCTAAATTAGCCATCGAATCATATGACTCTAAAGGAGAAACAGTAGTCCTGGAGTGGACCCGGGTCAGGCAGCTTGTCCTGGATAGCTCATAAGAATGAAagaatagccaggtggtggtggcgcacgcctttaatcccagcactcaggaggcagaggcaggtagatctccatgagttcgaagccagcctgggctacagagtaagttccaggaaaggtgcaatgctacacagagaaaccatgtcggggggaaaaaatgaaagaataaccCTACAGGATCAAGAAGCACCAGTTTGCCCAGGATAGCCCGTAAGAGTATGAAGATATCCCCGTAGGACCAAAAGTCAGGCACTTTGTCCAGAATAGCCCACAGGACCAAGAGGCAGGTAGCTTGCCAGGTTGGATCCATGAGCGTGAGAGGCAGGCTGCCTGCCTTGCGTAGCCCCCCAGGAGTATAAACAGCCAAACTAGGAACAGAATCTGGTCCAGGACCACTCCCAGGACATATCCGGAAatagaggtggctgtggttttattttttcagaatttccttttcatgtgtgtgcctggatacatacatacatacatacatacatacatacatacatatgtggaCCACATGCACacgggtgcccacagaggtcataAGAAAGCaatagatcctctggaactagagttacaggcagtttgtgagtccctgtgtggatgctgggaaccaaacccaggtcctttgcaagagcagtcagtgctcttaacgactgagccatctctccagcccgagtgcAATTTCTAATGCAGTAAAATCCCCCATCTCCAAGGGTACACACGTGTTTGCCACAGCCACAGAGTTGTACAGGGACCACCCAACTGAGGTTCACAATTCTCACTACCCTGAACTATAACCCCCAAGGGGCTGTCTCTGAGGACTGCCCAGGGCGAGACACTTTGGAGGAAGGGGAGCCGTACAGAGTGAGGCCTTCTGGGGGTTGTACATGCCTTCCCCAAGTACGGCGTCTTCAAGCTTTCTCCCTCACAGGAGTCAGGCCCGGTTCCTTTCCATGGCTGAATGAGTCCAGCATTGAGCACTGGGTCACTTCCCAGTCAGGCTCTTGTGACCAGCGCTGTGGACATTGGTGCAGAATTCTTATGGATCACCTGGCTTCCGTCTTTCGGGGCTGTCCACCCGGGAGTGTGGTTGTGAGGGGGATGCTCACGCACTTGACAAGCCCTGGGGGCATAGCATAATTCACAGGCAAGCTGCAGTGGTCTGCCCCACCTGGACACCCTTCAACTGAATGAGTGAAGCCGGGGTCCTCCAGCCTCACAGCCCACACTCCATGCCCCGGGCCCCGGATAGGCTGGCATGACTGAGGTCCCGGGTTGAacacagtctctctgtctccacaggtGTGCGGGAGTCCGTGTCCCCTACGGCACAGCTGGATACTCCAGAGCCCGAGGAACCACCCCTCCTGCCGGAGCCCCCCAACAATCGATCTAGCACCCCGTAAGCCATGTCCCTTGTCACTGAACCTCGGCCAGCCTGTCCTAGTCCAATGCTGTCTCTTCCAAGCACGCAGTACTCAGTATAGCCCAGGATCCTGAGGAAGGCATTGCTGTATGTGCTGGCTGGGCCTGGGGGATACTTTCTTCTCTTAAACATCCCAGTAAGaaatagaaagaggaaaggaTCCATTACCCCACGGAGCTACAGCGAATCTCAAATATTTCCTCTCCTATAGCCTGGTTTGCGAAGCCCAGGACCTTGGGGACTAAGAGATCTTGCAGACAGCTGGCTTGTTTTTGTGTCAGTCTCTGCAGAGCTGACTGAGAGCTGAGTTTATCCAGACAGTTCCCAGGGCTTGGGCTCTCAGTACCACAGTGGGTACTTAATAAAGGGACTGTGGTGAGAGTTACCACAGCGCACAACCTTCGGTTACTCAGCCTGCCCcttctgttccctgacccccacccccacccccacccccgacccccttGCTGTGCCCACGTACATCTGGGCTTCTGGATTTTGTCTTTGTGGTGGATGGTTCTTCTCCTGGCTTAGCTGTATACTGCGAACTGCTGTTGCAATCAAAATACTGCTCGGGCTcgttctgggtttttgttttgttttgtgggtggGGACAAGGTCTTTGTCTGTAGCCCAGCTCAACCCATGGAGCTGTACGTGCTGAGACCCTTATCTCCCTGGGAAGCTGAGAAGCTGTTCTTCTTTTCCATCtattttcaagatttttaaaaattatgtttctgtgtatggatatgtgcatGGTCCTagagtgcctacagaggccagagtcattggatccccctggaactggagttacaggcagttctgagctaTCTGacgtgagtgctaggaactgacctgggtcttaaccactgagctgtttctccagctcctaattagagacaaggtcttactgtggaGCTGCATCAGCCAATTGGAGAGTCTCCTCTCCTCCAGCAGTCTTATATAACTTTAGGAAGGGGCCTgtgaatcttgtaagtttcaAGACCTTCCTGAGACTTATGAGTTGTGTTTCCCTCCTAAATTGTTAGGACTATCCCTCCTGGGAATGTTTTTCATTCCTAGGCAATTGGAACCCAACACCTAAGTTGACCAGAAAatggtgatcctcttgcctctgcctcctgagtacagaaTTGTAGGCTGTGGTGTGTCCACAAACCTGACTCtagctcatatttttttttttttgtcatcattattggtttgttttggggTGCTATAGTTGTCTGGTGTTTTAGGTTTGGGGGAGTTGGCTTTGGTGTTTTGAACCAGTCTTagagcctaggctagcctcagactcacgaTGTAGCTTAGAGCCTTATTGGGCCCCCATTCTAACCGACCTTTCTTGCCTGGTGAGCTCTGCCATGTGGACACTGGGGTGTTGTGGGTCCATCCAGGAGGCCCACCCCCATGATCCTGGCAGGAGTAGCTCGCCCAGCTGCTTGGGTCGGGTGCTCTCCCTCTCAGCCTGTCTGGCATCCTGCCTTGCAGGTCCCAGAAGGACGTGCCGCACAGGTGCACTGCACATTTCGATGCGGTGGCCCAGATCCGAGGCGAAGCGTTCTTCTTCAAAGGTAACTAACCCTGGGGCCCGGTGGAACGTTAAGACAGATCCCCATAGCCACACCAGGCTCCAGCAGCCCCCTTCCCTTTCATCATCACCCAGGCAAGTACTTCTGGCGACTGACCCGGGACCGACACTTGGTGTCCCTGCAGCCCGCTCAAATGCATCGCTTCTGGCGGGGCCTGCCGCTGCACCTGGACAGCGTGGACGCCGTGTATGAGCGTACCAGCGACCACAAGATTGTCTTCTTCAAAGGTGAGTGAACTTCTCCCCATGGGCCATGGCTTGCCCTGGCCTCCCTCTGTGCCATCTgacctgcctcaacctcccctgTACCCTGCTGACCTTGGCTGTAACCTTGCGCCTCCAGCCTGGTTGGACGGTTTGCTCTACCAGTCTGAAAGAGCAGCGGTACTCTTTGGATGTATATTGAGGCCTACTGCCGGCGCATCCTGTAGGGGGCGCTGCAGATACTCACAGtaagcaaaaaagaaaatctctgccCCGAGGCGGTGGAGAGCTAAggttgggggtgtggtgggggtgtgAAAAGCTCCTATACAGAGGAGGGAGTTTATTCAGAGAAGCATTCCAGGTGATGGGAGAGAACAGACCATGGCAGGCAAAGTCTATCTAGGGACCTGCCATTGAGCAGAAACCCCAGGAACAGGGTCCAGGCCAGGTTTGCAGCCAGTTTGAAGACCCCCAAGGCAGAAACAGCCCCTCAGAGTGCAGAGAACTAGGAGAGTGGCTGCTGGGGCCTCAGAGAGGCTATGGAGTGCAAGAGAATATGAAGCCATAGTCCCTAGCAGCAGCCTCTGTCTAGGCTACCCTACCGTGTCCCTAACTCTGAAGAAAGGCTCCTAGCCTTCACTGCTGGCCTTAGATGGGGTGTGTCTCCTACGTCCACATCTATCCCATAAGAAGAGAAATGAGACCCAGGCCAGGAAGGTAGCACATTCctatcatctcagcactcaggaaactgaggcaggaggattgctgcaaattccaagccagcctgggttacacactGAGACTGTCTCCCAAAAATCAGGTGGCTGGGGGGACCATGGATATCATTTCACTGGTTAAATACTTGTTTAATGTGCACAAAGTGTGCCCCAGCATTGCATGTACTGGGTgtattaatcccaacacttggagagttagaggcaggaggattttaaattcaaggtcatccttagccatgtagcaagttggaggccagcctaagtCATGAAGGAGGAAGCTAGAGAGGGGAGGTGAGCATGTATGAAGTGTGAGCCTCCTGGGCCCATGTGCAGGGAGGAATGAAATTCTTCCTATCTTAACTATGGGACAGAAACCTGGGATGAGGGTGGGCACACGGCCCGCCCTCAGCTCAGAAAGTGCCACCATCCTTAACTAGGTCACCCGCCCATCTCAGGTCCCtatgaggacactgaggctctGGCCTCATGTATTAGTCATATGATTCAGTGCCGTGGCATTCCGTCCATCACGCCAGAGAAGGAATGGCGGCTGGAGGATGAGACAGTTGGTCACGTGGTACCCCTTAGTCAGGGAAGATGGATGCTggcgctcagctcactttctcctgttTATTTGGTATGAAATCCCAGCCCCTGAGGCCTGGAACGTGGGTCTTTCGACCTCAACTCAACCTAAAATATCTCTCACCGGCCTGCCCAGAGGCTTGATGCTATGTGCTGTCCAGTTGACAATGTTAATCattgtgccttttctttttccctggacagggtctcgctgtgtagctctggctggcctagaactcactatatccTCAGAGTGGTCAGGTTTTTTCCCTCTGGGACTTTCTCAGTTGCTTCTAAGCACTGGCCCCCGGGCCAATGAGGCCACAGTGACGGTACCTTCATCTAGTCCATAGACACCCTCTCCTGCATCACCAGGGTCCCAGCCAGGATCTCCCTTGCATGGTGGTGTCTTTGGTCTCCAATCTAGAACATTCCCTCGGGCCTTCACGGTATCTACCATCCCAGGTTTCACCCCTcgtgtgtctgtgtttcccatGGATCAGGTGTCCGACCCATCCCGTTGGGTGGTCTGGACAtaccatctccccaccccaccctgtagTTACCAGGAAGCCCTGGAAACGGCCCAGAGTCACCTGAGCATCTTGCCCTGGGTTCACCACACACACGAGTACCCCTGGATGGAGCCTCTCTGGTCCCAAGCCAGCACATTTATCTTTGTTCCAATGGTTCTTCCGTGTCTTGGTTCATAAAGTCTCACttgcatattgcatattgcatCTCACTTGCAATAAAGCCTGAGACTGAATGCCCTGCCATAAGATGTCCATACCTGgcttggggatgtggctcagttgctGAGGCACCTGCTTAGTATGtatgaaggcctgggttcaatccctagggcTCCCTAaacaaggcatggtggtacatacctttaatcctagcattcaggtaacggaggcaagaggaccagaggTTAAAGGTTATcccttgggctacacagtgagtttgagatcagcccaGGCCATAGGTctcaaaaagggggaggggatgtTCTGACCCCCTCACACATAATAGTCACGGAGCAGGGTTCCATGTCTCTGAGTGACTGCCAGAATAGGACCCGAGTCTCAGACCCACAGCAAGCAtatagtaggtgctcagtaaattcAGACAGGGCTCCTCCTCGACTTGTTGACATGCAGTAACTACATTGTACTGCCACCTGGGTGAAGATGGGGGGGACCCCGGGAAAAGCCGAGACCGGAGCCTTTGCCGCAGCCCACGGCTCTTTCTCTCGCCACCAGGAGACAGATACTGGGTGTTTAAGGACAACAACGTAGAGGAAGGGTACCCGCGACCCGTCTCCGACTTCAGCCTGCCGCCTGGTGGCATCGATGCCGTCTTCTCCTGGGCCCACAATGACAGGACTTATTTCTTTAAGGACCAGCTGTACTGGCGCTACGATGACCACACACGGCGCATGGACCCGGGCTACCCTGCCCAGGGCCCCCTGTGGAGGGGTGTCCCCAGCGTGCTGGATGACGCCATGCGCTGGTCTGATGGTGAGCGCCGGGCCGGGCACGGGACAGTGCTGTCCGGCATGTTTCCTGGACTGTAGATAAGGGATTGTGATGGGGCGCGGGGGGCGGGGTTTCCTGCACCACCGTATACCCCACACTTAGCCTGTCTGTGAGCTCTGAGTAGTCCAggacctctcctctctcctcccttctgccaCCCACCCTGCACTCCTGCTTTtcaccccccaaacacacaggaCTTCCAGCCCTTGTACATGCTCCTCAGAGTACCTCCACCCCACTTgtggcctccccacccccaccccaataccCAAAGAGATGCACAGAGAACCAATGCTGGGTCAACTCCAGCAAGGAAGAGTGGAGGTTGACGGTCCACTCCTGTGTCCCAGAGCCTCCTTCAGCTGCCCAAGTCAGGCTCATGCTTCTGACAGGCATGGCCCAGACCTATCTGTCCAAAatgtcccacccaccccccctcccccacttccagcTCTGTACTCAGTCACGCTGTTCTATGCAGAGCCTCCCCATGGTTGAGACACCAGCTCAGccaccttcctctccctctacagGTGCATCCTATTTCTTCCGAGGCCAGGAGTACTGGAAGGTGCTGGATGGCGAGCTGGAGGCGGCCCCTGGGTACCCACAGTCCACAGCCCGGGACTGGCTGGTATGTGGCGAGCCGCTGGCGGATGCGGAGGATGTCGGGCCCGGACCCCAGGGCCGCAGCGGGGCCCAGGACAGCCTGGCTGTATGCTCCTGCACTTCAGAGGCACCCAAGTTTACACTGTCGTCTCGACTGCTGGTGCCACCGCTGCTGTGGGGCCTGTGGACCTCAGTCTCCGCCAGGGCCTCCTGAGGGCAGTGCTGGCCTTTGCGGATGGATCAAGGCGCCGAGGAGGGCAGGGACACACTGGCCAGTAGTCAGCAGGACTtgtgttcttccttcctttcaccaAACCCCGGGGGTGCTGTGACCCTCTGCTGGAGTGGCTTCCTACTGGGACGGGATTGTCCCGCCAAAGGCATCCACGCGCCCTTCCCACCCGGAGCAGCCATAGGCCGTCCTCCGTCCTCTTCTGCACACCACGCTGCTTCATCGCACCTTACTGGGCTGCTCAAGCCTGGCCGTCACAATTCGGGGGGGATGCCTTGTCTGCACCTGTGGGCCGGTGGGGACAGCCGGAGGGTCCTCAGAGTGTCCCTGTTTCACAAGTGAGAGAGTCGATGGCCCAATGGGGCACATGGCGGGGGAGGGGTACCTACCCAGCAGTCCGATGCCACTGCCATTTGCAGCAGC
Proteins encoded:
- the Mmp17 gene encoding matrix metalloproteinase-17 — translated: MGRRPRGPGSPRGPGPPSPGPRLPPLLLLFALAAHGGCAAPAPRAEDLSLGVEWLSRFGYLPPADPATGQLQTQEELSKAITAMQQFGGLETTGILDEATLALMKTPRCSLPDLPPGAQARRKRQTPPPTKWSKRNLSWRVRTFPRDSPLGRDTVRALMYYALKVWSDITPLNFHEVAGNAADIQIDFSKADHNDGYPFDGPGGTVAHAFFPGDHHTAGDTHFDDDEAWTFRSSDAHGMDLFAVAVHEFGHAIGLSHVAAPSSIMQPYYQGPVGDPLRYGLPYEDRVRVWQLYGVRESVSPTAQLDTPEPEEPPLLPEPPNNRSSTPSQKDVPHRCTAHFDAVAQIRGEAFFFKGKYFWRLTRDRHLVSLQPAQMHRFWRGLPLHLDSVDAVYERTSDHKIVFFKGDRYWVFKDNNVEEGYPRPVSDFSLPPGGIDAVFSWAHNDRTYFFKDQLYWRYDDHTRRMDPGYPAQGPLWRGVPSVLDDAMRWSDGASYFFRGQEYWKVLDGELEAAPGYPQSTARDWLVCGEPLADAEDVGPGPQGRSGAQDSLAVCSCTSEAPKFTLSSRLLVPPLLWGLWTSVSARAS